A window of the Butyricimonas virosa genome harbors these coding sequences:
- a CDS encoding DUF6443 domain-containing protein, with protein sequence MNGIRIILISLLITFFFFLEVRGNQAGFPTRGEPDEGMILCENNNLNDETPTYDYHLQNDVVVLVFKAVWCGQCRMLELTILKELELYFQEDPVSFIYIDIDSLPEVAEFYEVTSLPFMAFYKNGELKESTGLKPKEAVRQIILELLQKTYIPPLAPVLENYTLTRDYQYMSGSQYLETMQYVDGLGRELLTLTKGITPGKRDLVSLIEYDNLGRKYRTWLPGMLTTTREGIHLDSLKNSMISSELHGRDANPYLEIRYEPFSMERESKVYNAGESWYSHDKAIVTERYLNGISYTCPFYHLTFSGSTYVINRNGDYPARELFVTKTLDEDGNISLEFTDKMGQLVMTRGVNGEKSYDTYYIYDNIGNLCVVLPPKATLALGTNGSWNEADFNVRGLCYLYKYDSRNRCVAKKLPGIDWVLNVYDCMDRIVMTQDGNLRKERKWFYYVYDGLDRLIKQNIVSNTSNLSRDSIQSLYDRWLDNTFPTLDVDKPLQGSIFTVYAKLQEIGYDSYDGLSSGGELAFQPVSNIVLAKEMQVKGLVTRVKLYVLDDKLGTATPNHLEKAYYYDDKARVVQVVARNKYGRVSRESYKYDFKGNILARHEYHETSSSRGDSLLVTFTYDHASRLKSSTARLNGGLPAITTYSYDDLGQMIMKKFGNGANAINQTMKYNIRGWLEKLSSEVFEMQLRYNTPLLAGTKASYSGNITEWEWVQKTGQADRANTYTFSYDSLYRLNETRQYIAGILNDQYVEKGIQYDENGNILTMQRTANGILVDDLLYVYEGNRLTSLKESIRTSPAGDIYLPGSTPNGTFSYDENGNMISDSRNALKLEYNCLNLLRDVKTTSGVLKARYRHLADGTKLDVRDNNEVNGFDYLGSLTYKKSSMGLQLESASFGEGEIQANVSNSVGNEVNYFLTDHLGSVRVIVDGNGVVKERNDYYSFGARHSRGDYPQLVDNRYKYNGKEKQVTGNLDYLDYGARMYDSGLGRWFGIDPMTEKYYSWSVYNYTLNNPLRFIDPNGMWLGDPPGFLKGWNYTMGEFNNNFFGWLDSRSRKPSLLYNDLNDFAGGIMNFLADITGISNAVTGQNETADALEKTLKTVSKILSMSSEELGSLTASSVLFLGELALTRKLPIGEISTFGKMSTVAKKGGNAFRYISEGELKAIQETGLLRGGRPGETFFTKDLYKTAAKAQNRLALPTSPSLRVEFQILNNPTLLRNGTKVLPTYGMMGKGSEFMTLDFVKVKIINWQPLK encoded by the coding sequence ATGAACGGAATAAGAATAATATTGATTAGTTTGTTGATAACGTTCTTCTTCTTTTTGGAAGTACGTGGTAATCAAGCTGGTTTTCCAACACGAGGTGAACCCGATGAAGGAATGATACTTTGCGAGAATAATAATTTAAATGATGAGACACCCACGTATGATTATCATTTACAAAACGATGTCGTGGTTCTGGTGTTCAAGGCGGTATGGTGTGGGCAATGTCGAATGTTGGAATTGACGATATTGAAAGAATTGGAATTGTATTTTCAAGAAGATCCTGTAAGTTTTATCTATATTGATATTGATTCTTTACCGGAGGTTGCCGAATTTTATGAAGTAACAAGTTTGCCTTTCATGGCATTTTACAAGAACGGGGAATTAAAGGAGAGTACCGGGCTTAAACCAAAGGAAGCTGTTCGACAGATTATACTGGAATTACTTCAAAAAACTTATATTCCCCCGTTGGCTCCTGTTCTTGAAAATTACACGCTTACCCGTGATTATCAATATATGTCCGGGAGTCAATATCTTGAAACCATGCAATACGTTGACGGTTTGGGACGTGAACTCTTGACACTTACCAAGGGTATTACCCCGGGTAAGCGAGATCTCGTGAGCTTGATCGAGTATGATAATTTAGGACGAAAATATAGAACATGGCTGCCGGGTATGCTAACTACTACACGGGAAGGAATTCATCTTGATAGCTTGAAAAATTCCATGATTTCATCTGAACTTCACGGTCGAGATGCGAATCCCTATTTAGAAATAAGGTACGAACCTTTTTCCATGGAAAGGGAATCGAAAGTTTACAATGCTGGCGAGAGTTGGTATAGTCACGATAAGGCTATCGTTACCGAGCGTTACTTGAATGGTATTTCTTACACGTGTCCTTTTTATCATCTTACTTTTTCCGGATCTACTTACGTGATAAACAGGAATGGGGATTATCCGGCCCGAGAATTGTTCGTGACGAAAACTCTAGATGAAGACGGGAATATTTCTTTAGAGTTTACTGACAAGATGGGACAACTGGTAATGACCCGTGGAGTAAATGGCGAGAAAAGTTATGACACGTATTATATCTACGATAATATCGGGAATTTATGCGTGGTGTTACCTCCCAAGGCCACGCTTGCTCTCGGAACGAATGGTTCATGGAATGAAGCGGATTTTAACGTGCGTGGGTTGTGTTACTTGTACAAGTATGATTCGAGAAATCGATGTGTTGCTAAAAAGTTACCGGGGATTGATTGGGTACTGAATGTTTACGATTGTATGGACCGGATCGTGATGACTCAAGACGGGAATCTTAGAAAAGAGCGTAAATGGTTTTATTACGTGTATGACGGATTGGACCGTTTGATAAAACAAAATATCGTCTCGAATACAAGCAATTTATCAAGAGATAGTATTCAATCGTTATATGATAGATGGTTAGATAACACATTTCCCACGTTAGATGTAGACAAACCACTTCAGGGGAGTATCTTCACAGTTTATGCCAAGCTACAAGAAATAGGGTATGATAGTTATGACGGTTTGTCCTCCGGAGGGGAACTTGCATTCCAACCGGTGAGTAATATCGTGCTCGCGAAAGAGATGCAAGTCAAGGGACTTGTGACACGAGTGAAGTTATATGTTCTGGATGACAAGTTGGGAACAGCCACTCCCAATCACTTGGAGAAGGCGTATTATTATGACGATAAGGCCCGTGTTGTTCAAGTCGTGGCAAGAAACAAGTATGGTCGGGTAAGCCGTGAAAGCTACAAGTACGATTTCAAGGGCAATATTCTTGCCCGCCACGAATATCACGAGACAAGTTCTTCCCGGGGAGATTCTCTACTTGTTACATTTACTTATGATCACGCTTCACGTTTGAAATCTTCTACCGCACGTTTAAACGGTGGTTTACCTGCAATCACGACCTACTCCTATGATGATTTGGGACAAATGATAATGAAAAAATTTGGAAACGGGGCTAATGCTATAAATCAAACCATGAAATACAATATCCGGGGATGGCTAGAGAAGTTATCGAGTGAAGTATTTGAAATGCAACTACGGTATAACACGCCTTTATTAGCGGGAACAAAAGCAAGTTACTCCGGTAATATCACTGAATGGGAATGGGTTCAAAAAACGGGACAGGCTGATAGAGCTAACACGTATACTTTTAGCTACGATTCATTATACCGCTTGAACGAGACAAGGCAATATATTGCCGGGATCTTGAACGACCAATATGTTGAAAAGGGTATCCAGTATGATGAAAATGGTAATATATTGACAATGCAGCGTACCGCTAACGGGATTCTCGTGGACGATCTCTTGTACGTCTACGAGGGTAATCGGTTGACTAGCTTGAAAGAGAGTATACGTACTTCCCCCGCGGGTGATATTTATTTGCCGGGTAGTACTCCAAATGGAACATTCTCTTACGATGAAAACGGGAATATGATTTCTGATAGTCGAAATGCTTTGAAGTTAGAATATAATTGCTTAAATTTGTTGAGAGACGTCAAGACCACTAGCGGGGTGTTGAAAGCGAGATATCGTCACCTTGCTGACGGGACAAAATTAGATGTTCGTGATAACAACGAGGTAAATGGTTTTGATTACTTGGGTTCTTTGACATACAAGAAAAGTAGCATGGGTTTACAATTAGAGTCTGCGAGTTTTGGTGAGGGGGAGATTCAAGCAAATGTTTCAAATAGTGTTGGAAATGAAGTGAATTATTTCTTGACGGATCACCTGGGAAGTGTTAGGGTGATAGTTGATGGAAATGGAGTGGTGAAAGAGCGGAATGATTATTACTCGTTCGGTGCGCGGCATTCAAGAGGTGATTACCCGCAATTAGTAGACAACCGTTACAAGTATAACGGGAAAGAGAAACAAGTGACAGGCAATTTGGATTACCTCGATTACGGGGCAAGGATGTATGATAGTGGACTCGGAAGATGGTTTGGGATTGATCCCATGACAGAAAAATATTACTCGTGGTCAGTCTATAATTATACCTTAAATAATCCACTCCGATTTATAGATCCTAATGGGATGTGGTTAGGCGATCCCCCGGGATTTCTTAAAGGTTGGAATTATACTATGGGAGAGTTTAATAATAATTTTTTCGGATGGTTAGATTCCAGGTCCCGTAAACCGAGTTTACTTTATAATGATTTGAATGACTTTGCCGGGGGAATTATGAATTTTTTAGCGGATATAACAGGTATTAGTAATGCTGTTACTGGGCAAAATGAAACGGCGGACGCATTGGAAAAAACGCTTAAAACTGTTAGTAAAATTTTATCCATGTCAAGTGAAGAATTAGGGAGTTTAACCGCTAGTTCTGTTTTGTTTTTGGGTGAATTGGCTTTGACACGAAAGTTACCTATCGGGGAAATTAGTACTTTTGGGAAGATGAGTACTGTCGCTAAAAAAGGAGGAAATGCTTTTAGGTATATTTCGGAAGGTGAACTAAAAGCAATTCAAGAAACAGGCTTACTTCGAGGTGGGAGACCAGGAGAGACATTTTTTACAAAAGATCTTTATAAAACAGCAGCTAAAGCACAAAATCGTTTGGCTTTACCGACGTCTCCTAGTTTGCGTGTTGAATTCCAAATTTTGAATAATCCTACTTTATTGCGAAATGGTACTAAAGTTTTACCTACATATGGAATGATGGGTAAAGGATCGGAGTTTATGACATTAGATTTTGTAAAAGTAAAAATAATAAATTGGCAACCTTTAAAATAA
- a CDS encoding NAD(P)-dependent oxidoreductase codes for MKVLVTYNIPRESFARLGKEHTITMPEGEYFTTEELIKLVPDYDVILGIFTRTIDNAVIEAGKKLKVISNFGVGYNNIDIKFARSKGIAVCNTPKAVCFPTAEMAMGLMLSAARRITECDRRIRVEKESMWGVMKNLGFTLEGRTLGIIGMGNIGKTVAKLAEAFRMNVIYYNRRSTVEGYEKVDLDTLLKRSDFVSIHTPLTDETRHMIGKREIELMKPTAILVNTARGAVINEKELAICLQNKTIAGAALDVFEDEPHVTEMLYGLDNVILAPHNATGTIDTRIATGQEAVDNILNFFNGTPTNVVN; via the coding sequence ATGAAAGTTCTAGTTACTTACAACATTCCCCGCGAATCATTCGCCAGACTGGGAAAAGAACACACGATTACCATGCCGGAAGGCGAGTATTTCACCACGGAAGAATTAATTAAACTTGTTCCGGATTACGACGTTATTCTAGGCATCTTCACCCGCACGATCGATAACGCCGTTATCGAAGCCGGAAAAAAGTTAAAAGTAATTAGCAATTTCGGTGTCGGTTACAACAACATCGACATCAAATTTGCCCGTTCCAAAGGCATCGCTGTTTGTAACACCCCGAAAGCAGTGTGCTTTCCAACGGCAGAAATGGCCATGGGCCTCATGCTGAGTGCCGCACGCCGAATCACCGAATGTGACCGTCGCATCCGGGTTGAAAAAGAAAGTATGTGGGGTGTTATGAAAAATCTTGGATTCACGCTGGAAGGACGCACGCTGGGAATTATCGGCATGGGGAATATTGGCAAAACAGTGGCTAAACTGGCAGAAGCATTCCGAATGAATGTTATTTACTACAATCGCCGGAGTACAGTGGAAGGATACGAGAAAGTTGATCTTGACACGTTGTTGAAAAGATCGGATTTCGTCTCCATTCATACACCACTGACAGATGAAACCCGTCACATGATCGGAAAACGGGAAATCGAATTGATGAAACCGACCGCTATCCTGGTAAATACGGCTCGCGGTGCTGTCATTAATGAAAAAGAATTAGCTATCTGTTTACAAAATAAAACAATCGCCGGGGCAGCCTTGGATGTGTTCGAGGATGAACCCCATGTTACAGAAATGCTCTATGGCTTGGATAACGTGATCCTTGCACCGCACAACGCTACAGGCACTATCGACACGCGCATTGCCACCGGGCAGGAAGCAGTTGATAACATCCTGAACTTTTTTAATGGTACACCCACTAATGTTGTAAATTAA
- the tsaD gene encoding tRNA (adenosine(37)-N6)-threonylcarbamoyltransferase complex transferase subunit TsaD, which translates to MGVVILGIESSCDDTSAAILKDGVVLSNVIASQKVHEAYGGVVPELASRAHQQNIIPVVAQALKQAGISENEVNAVAFTRGPGLLGSLLVGTSFAKGFAIAKQIPMIEVNHLQAHILANFIKEPGVESRHPKFPFLTLLVSGGNSQIIIVRDYLDMEVIGQTIDDAAGEAYDKCAKVMGLSYPGGPVIDRLAKEGNPERFTFNKPNIPGLDYSFSGLKTSFLYFIRDEIKNDPDFIQHNLNDLCASLQKTIVDILMAKLKKAAKQTGIKQIAIGGGVSANSGLQKAVYAEGARLGWEVFIPRLGFSLDNAGMVAVTGYYKYLASQFIGLEAPADARMSLRKI; encoded by the coding sequence ATGGGCGTTGTAATTCTCGGTATTGAATCTTCTTGCGACGACACCTCGGCCGCTATACTAAAAGACGGGGTTGTGCTATCGAATGTTATTGCCAGTCAAAAGGTTCACGAGGCCTATGGAGGAGTCGTACCAGAATTAGCATCCCGGGCACACCAGCAAAACATTATCCCGGTGGTAGCGCAAGCCTTAAAACAGGCCGGCATCTCGGAAAATGAAGTAAATGCAGTGGCCTTTACCAGAGGTCCCGGATTACTAGGTTCTCTCCTTGTGGGAACGTCCTTTGCCAAAGGATTCGCTATCGCCAAACAAATACCCATGATCGAGGTAAACCATTTGCAGGCACATATTCTCGCGAACTTCATTAAAGAACCGGGCGTGGAATCCCGTCACCCGAAATTCCCGTTCCTAACCCTACTCGTGTCCGGAGGGAACTCGCAGATTATTATCGTACGGGACTACCTAGACATGGAAGTTATCGGGCAAACCATTGATGACGCGGCGGGAGAAGCCTATGACAAATGCGCCAAGGTAATGGGACTCTCCTATCCCGGAGGGCCGGTAATCGACCGTCTGGCAAAAGAAGGCAACCCGGAAAGATTCACGTTCAACAAACCGAATATTCCCGGATTGGATTATAGTTTTAGCGGGCTGAAAACCTCGTTCCTGTACTTTATCCGGGATGAAATCAAAAATGATCCGGATTTCATACAACATAACCTCAATGATCTATGTGCCTCGTTGCAAAAAACGATCGTTGATATCCTCATGGCCAAATTGAAAAAAGCCGCTAAACAAACCGGAATCAAACAAATAGCCATTGGAGGTGGTGTATCAGCCAACTCCGGGTTACAAAAAGCCGTGTATGCTGAAGGAGCCCGCCTTGGTTGGGAGGTTTTCATACCCCGGTTGGGATTCTCGCTGGATAACGCAGGGATGGTTGCCGTTACGGGATATTACAAATACCTGGCATCACAGTTTATCGGCTTAGAAGCCCCGGCAGATGCCCGTATGAGCTTGAGAAAAATTTAG
- a CDS encoding SagB/ThcOx family dehydrogenase, which produces MKTIITMLVLTVLCGAISAQNIKLPAPKKSGGKALMDCLNERQTDRNFDTKQLSLQDLSDLVWAANGINRPESGKRTVPTATNWQEMVLYVATADGIYRYNAEKHELELVKKGDFRKECGPQPFMSVAPVCFIYTADHNKEGRITNPEHQKEYSYHHVGYMAQSVYLVCAAKDMATVLIGSVNKEELAKVIGLPAKHIVIYTQPVGYKKK; this is translated from the coding sequence ATGAAAACAATTATCACAATGCTGGTTCTAACAGTATTATGCGGCGCAATCAGCGCACAAAACATTAAATTACCCGCCCCGAAAAAGAGCGGGGGGAAAGCTCTCATGGACTGTTTGAACGAACGGCAAACAGACCGGAATTTCGACACGAAACAACTATCCTTACAGGACCTTTCCGACCTCGTGTGGGCGGCAAACGGTATTAACCGCCCGGAAAGCGGCAAACGAACAGTTCCCACCGCCACCAACTGGCAGGAAATGGTACTTTATGTGGCCACAGCAGATGGTATCTACCGTTATAACGCCGAGAAACATGAACTGGAACTTGTGAAGAAAGGAGATTTCCGTAAAGAATGTGGACCACAACCTTTCATGAGTGTCGCTCCCGTGTGTTTTATCTACACGGCCGACCATAACAAGGAAGGGCGAATCACGAACCCGGAACACCAAAAAGAATACTCTTACCACCATGTTGGCTACATGGCACAATCCGTTTACCTGGTATGTGCCGCAAAAGACATGGCAACCGTTCTCATCGGTTCCGTGAATAAGGAAGAATTAGCCAAAGTCATCGGACTCCCGGCAAAACACATTGTTATCTACACGCAACCCGTGGGATATAAAAAGAAATAA
- a CDS encoding RNA polymerase sigma-70 factor, whose amino-acid sequence MAENFIHRLQQKENRAYMELYDHYFAKLHRFARSFVFDGEVAKDIVQNALIKLYENISQLESAVNIGAYLCVTVRNSCLNYLRDQGVEDRHKILYLQAVEQAETLEWLDDEELIKNIKKIITELPEKYRNICELRFYYNLKYSEIAKRLGISENVAKVQIHRAIQKIKEALANNNEHIIGILMFIFPILSLAEPSPLNRE is encoded by the coding sequence ATGGCAGAAAATTTTATACATCGTTTACAGCAAAAAGAAAATCGTGCTTACATGGAATTGTACGATCATTATTTTGCCAAGCTGCATAGATTTGCCCGGAGTTTTGTATTTGATGGAGAGGTTGCCAAAGATATCGTCCAAAATGCCTTAATCAAACTGTATGAAAATATTTCTCAACTTGAGTCTGCTGTGAATATCGGCGCATATCTTTGCGTAACTGTGCGCAATAGTTGCCTGAATTATCTACGGGATCAGGGGGTGGAAGATCGTCATAAGATTCTTTACTTGCAAGCCGTCGAGCAAGCGGAAACATTGGAATGGCTAGACGATGAAGAGTTGATCAAAAATATAAAGAAAATTATTACCGAATTACCGGAAAAATACCGAAACATCTGCGAACTTCGTTTTTATTATAATCTAAAATATTCTGAAATAGCCAAACGTCTTGGTATCAGTGAAAATGTCGCAAAAGTCCAAATTCACAGAGCCATACAGAAAATAAAAGAAGCATTAGCCAATAACAATGAACACATTATAGGAATATTGATGTTCATTTTCCCCATCCTCTCTCTAGCAGAACCTTCACCATTAAATCGGGAATAA
- a CDS encoding FecR family protein, translating into MIDWWIIEKSLNKKLTPQEKKCFDEWLEATPKHRVLYDKIKYSGDMDNNAADFDRWRQAFQEKLTTRKRQEKKRIFLKLTVAAAVLFLFLGGGYWWFNMENKTHNTVETFAQEPNRGTVRLTTASGEVLNLSSEATSDVLKVDGAKIIKDQGTLIYEKAPEEPQSEQSGYNKIEVPKGAEYRLVLSDGTRIWLNSDTRLSYPTNFEKNVREVEIHGEAYFEVSHNTRKPFIVRTGELTVTVLGTEFNVNTRIPTHVRTTLVEGKVQVTFKEGLPYILTPGEMASTDVFSGQTTVEQVNIQKYIAWRHGRFCFEEATIEEIMQELSLWYDLQVEYQNQKVKQEKFSGYLPRGESVMSILQKIEQTSYVHFKRVQNKIIVGY; encoded by the coding sequence ATGATAGATTGGTGGATTATTGAAAAAAGTTTAAATAAGAAACTAACACCTCAAGAAAAAAAATGCTTCGACGAGTGGTTAGAGGCGACTCCAAAGCATCGAGTGCTATATGATAAAATCAAATATTCCGGCGACATGGATAACAACGCCGCGGACTTCGATCGCTGGCGCCAAGCATTCCAAGAAAAACTAACTACACGTAAACGCCAGGAAAAGAAGCGTATATTTCTAAAACTGACAGTGGCTGCTGCCGTTCTATTTCTGTTTTTAGGAGGTGGATACTGGTGGTTTAACATGGAAAACAAAACGCATAACACCGTAGAAACTTTCGCACAAGAACCAAACCGGGGTACCGTACGTTTAACAACAGCCTCCGGAGAAGTCCTAAACTTGTCATCTGAAGCAACATCGGATGTCTTGAAGGTCGACGGTGCCAAAATTATTAAAGACCAAGGCACCCTTATTTACGAGAAAGCCCCCGAGGAACCACAAAGCGAGCAATCCGGATATAACAAAATAGAAGTACCAAAAGGTGCGGAGTATCGTTTGGTATTGAGTGACGGTACCCGAATATGGTTGAATTCGGATACACGCTTGAGTTATCCGACAAACTTCGAAAAAAATGTACGCGAAGTGGAAATACATGGTGAAGCCTATTTCGAAGTAAGCCACAATACAAGGAAACCGTTTATCGTACGTACCGGTGAATTGACCGTCACGGTGTTGGGGACAGAATTTAACGTCAATACCCGGATTCCAACTCATGTGCGTACAACCTTGGTAGAAGGGAAAGTCCAAGTAACGTTCAAAGAAGGCCTTCCATATATTTTAACTCCGGGAGAAATGGCTTCGACAGATGTATTTTCCGGACAAACCACCGTAGAACAAGTAAATATCCAAAAATATATCGCATGGCGTCATGGACGATTCTGCTTTGAAGAAGCAACTATAGAGGAAATTATGCAGGAGTTGTCATTATGGTATGATCTGCAGGTGGAATACCAAAACCAGAAAGTAAAACAGGAAAAATTCAGTGGATATTTACCACGGGGAGAATCAGTTATGTCCATTCTCCAAAAAATAGAGCAAACCTCATACGTACATTTTAAGAGGGTACAAAATAAAATTATCGTC
- a CDS encoding DNA-3-methyladenine glycosylase I: MQDLINGRCGWCGTDELYVKYHDQEWGKLVTDDKKLFEFLVLESAQAGLSWITILRKREGYRKAFCDFDAEQVVRMTDEDVERLMQFEGIVRNRLKIKSTITNARLFLDIQKEFGSFYDYTLSFFPGRKPIVNTVRALSEIPAFSPESDAMSKDMKKRGFKFFGTTICYAHLQAAGFINDHLVDCVCRKGL; encoded by the coding sequence ATGCAAGATTTAATAAACGGACGTTGCGGTTGGTGCGGAACAGACGAACTGTATGTGAAATACCATGATCAAGAGTGGGGAAAATTGGTGACCGATGATAAGAAATTATTTGAATTTCTAGTGTTGGAGAGTGCTCAAGCCGGATTGAGTTGGATAACGATCCTTAGGAAACGGGAGGGATACCGCAAGGCCTTTTGTGATTTTGATGCCGAACAGGTGGTGCGAATGACGGATGAAGATGTTGAACGGTTAATGCAGTTTGAGGGCATTGTGAGAAATCGTCTAAAAATCAAATCGACGATCACCAATGCAAGGCTATTTCTTGATATACAAAAAGAATTCGGTAGTTTTTATGACTATACATTATCGTTCTTTCCTGGCAGGAAACCAATTGTCAATACTGTGCGGGCTTTAAGTGAGATTCCTGCATTTTCTCCCGAATCTGATGCCATGAGTAAGGATATGAAAAAAAGGGGATTTAAATTCTTTGGAACTACGATTTGTTACGCTCATTTGCAAGCAGCGGGGTTTATCAACGATCATCTGGTGGATTGTGTTTGTCGAAAAGGGTTATAA